From a region of the Mytilus galloprovincialis chromosome 3, xbMytGall1.hap1.1, whole genome shotgun sequence genome:
- the LOC143066431 gene encoding uncharacterized protein LOC143066431 — MEVKVIMSRIIDFSLFICLTIFVSNVSLLNDTDVYLYQLLNITDTNRTERGVLSHVRKLSTVSDRNVSNGESFYASNTTENIFKTDDSDTERNTDYVKEPLKDLDKFDMFRDKNKSTNNIGRTNTETPVHTMASLSLSDSESRTETMIQTERNNQMNYTVPLGTDTRSNRSKEHFIVNQTDLMTTIKNFLKSNFTSVRTYTESTEQKRNLSEFTTLSEEHYQNVTKVITINKEDTTLNLSQMGTTIHEERHSTATMKYSVHQSPIRVQHHHPMHHLSLVPIEDGPFGSLIWKDKKYLISVLIPIVIGIVGAACIIGMTYTARYCQKYEAKIRDIRSTMIEQTSTNNDQIVLLTDSSDEL, encoded by the exons ATGGAAGTGAAAGTTATCATGTCAAGAATAATTGATTTTAGTTTGTTCATATGCCTGACGATTTTCGTGTCTAATGTTTCGTTATTGAACGACACTGACGTTTATTTGTATCAGCTGTTGAATATTACAGATACAAATAGAACTGAACGAGGAGTGTTGTCACATGTAAGAAAATTGTCTACTGTATCTGATCGAAACGTGTCAAATGGGGAAAGTTTTTACGCCTcgaatacaacagaaaatatATTCAAAACTGATGACTCAGACACAGAAAGAAATACCGATTACGTGAAAGAACCATTGAAAGATTTAGACAAATTTGATATGTTTAGggataaaaataaatcaactaaTAATATAGGAAGAACTAATACAGAAACCCCAGTACACACCATGGCATCTTTGTCATTATCTGATTCTGAATCAAGAACCGAAACGATGATCCAGACGGAGAGAaataatcaaatgaattatacAGTTCCTCTAGGAACAGATACACGAAGTAATAGGTCTAAGGAACATTTTATAGTCAATCAAACAGATTTGATGACTACAATAAAGAATTTTCTTAAATCAAATTTTACTTCTGTTCGGACTTATACAGAAAGCACTGAACAGAAGCGAAACTTATCTGAATTTACAACATTATCTGAGGAACATTATCAAAATGTAACGAAAGTAATTACAATAAACAAAGAAGATACGACGCTAAATCTTAGTCAGATGGGAACTACTATTCACGAAGAAAGACACTCAACAGCTACAATGAAGTACTCTGTACATCAATCTCCAATCCGAGTACAGCATCACCATCCAATGCACCACTTAAGCTTAG TACCTATAGAGGATGGACCCTTTGGAAGTCTGATATGGAAG GATAAAAAGTATCTTATTAGTGTTCTGATACCGATAGTGATAGGAATAGTAGGAGCTGCTTGTATCATCGGAATGACCTATACTGCCAGATATTGTCAGAAATATGAAGCTAAAATAAGAGATATACGATCGACTATGATCGAACAG actTCAACAAACAACGATCAGATCGTTTTGCTGACAGATTCTTCGGACGAATTATGA